In Pseudobdellovibrionaceae bacterium, the following proteins share a genomic window:
- a CDS encoding ferritin-like domain-containing protein, which translates to MSVNEKTYQNDKVLKLLGEIYQLEAAGINRYLHYSFMIMGYNRIPIQKWFRDNALEALNHATIIGEKLTSLGGHPPIVSGKVEESNLHSVLQLLEESLKFETDAIRMYKELSTLAADLGDIALEELARGFVQEEVEHADEVRKMMRKPE; encoded by the coding sequence ATGAGCGTCAACGAAAAGACCTACCAAAACGACAAAGTTTTAAAGTTATTAGGTGAAATTTATCAACTTGAAGCCGCAGGCATCAATCGTTACCTGCACTACTCATTTATGATCATGGGTTATAACCGTATTCCTATCCAGAAGTGGTTCAGAGACAATGCCTTAGAGGCTCTTAACCATGCCACCATCATTGGCGAAAAACTCACTTCATTAGGCGGTCACCCGCCGATTGTCTCTGGAAAAGTGGAAGAGTCTAACTTGCATTCCGTTTTACAGTTACTTGAAGAGAGCCTGAAGTTCGAAACTGATGCTATTAGAATGTATAAAGAGCTTTCCACTTTGGCAGCTGACCTTGGCGATATCGCTTTGGAAGAGTTAGCCAGAGGCTTTGTACAAGAAGAAGTAGAGCACGCTGACGAAGTCCGCAAAATGATGCGCAAACCTGAATAA
- a CDS encoding ankyrin repeat domain-containing protein yields the protein MKKLFSIYFMMLTLSVFNFACSDSDSAYLENSEEYHQYNEEEKALYAPTLLFKAVYLNDKKLFEEQEPNAYIDFRKKNIDGDTALAVAIKKQRLDFVLKLISIATFDDLKVPNKDNRSFVSLLAEYDYKEAFDIVGDKYLKQAGPLQSVWANFPDIDFADDSGKISAHYVRSASFLDQLETYWFYGVADIQHPWNSFYFSYDDHGDTFLMKAAEYNKVEVLAWFLNKYCGGWGTEENDWWGIFGWAIRNGTFLARKGVEYAQDFDYLWFERSYINISNHDGNTSLHLAAQNGNARAVELIMQCEQRDPAMINNDGQYPITFMLSKIDPELTYVDQNYKDIFDMLLDQVDPLWSAVPMNSFSGLVNGKDNFNLSAVHYAARIRDPYFYNALRKYVQPNSDEDGILAKDRQRHAQ from the coding sequence ATGAAAAAACTGTTTTCTATTTATTTTATGATGTTGACCCTGTCAGTGTTCAACTTTGCGTGTTCAGATTCAGACTCAGCATATTTAGAGAACTCAGAAGAGTATCATCAGTATAACGAAGAAGAAAAGGCCTTGTATGCTCCTACTTTGTTGTTCAAAGCCGTGTATTTGAATGACAAAAAACTTTTTGAAGAGCAAGAGCCCAATGCCTACATTGATTTTAGGAAGAAAAATATTGATGGTGATACAGCACTGGCCGTGGCCATTAAAAAACAACGTTTAGATTTTGTATTAAAACTTATTTCTATTGCCACCTTTGATGATTTAAAAGTTCCAAATAAAGACAACAGAAGTTTTGTGTCTCTTTTAGCAGAATATGACTACAAAGAGGCCTTTGATATTGTGGGCGATAAATATTTAAAGCAAGCGGGACCATTACAGTCCGTATGGGCTAATTTTCCTGATATAGATTTCGCTGATGATTCAGGAAAAATTTCTGCTCATTATGTTCGTAGTGCAAGTTTTTTAGATCAACTTGAAACATATTGGTTTTATGGTGTTGCAGATATTCAACATCCTTGGAACTCTTTTTATTTTTCTTATGATGACCATGGCGACACTTTTTTGATGAAAGCAGCAGAGTACAACAAGGTAGAGGTCTTAGCTTGGTTCTTGAATAAATACTGTGGAGGCTGGGGAACTGAAGAGAACGACTGGTGGGGTATCTTTGGATGGGCCATTAGAAATGGAACCTTCCTAGCTCGTAAAGGTGTGGAGTACGCCCAAGACTTTGACTATTTGTGGTTTGAAAGATCTTATATCAATATTTCCAATCATGATGGCAACACTTCTTTGCATCTGGCAGCACAAAATGGAAATGCCAGAGCCGTTGAGCTGATCATGCAATGTGAGCAACGTGATCCTGCGATGATCAACAATGATGGGCAATATCCGATCACATTCATGTTAAGTAAAATTGATCCCGAACTTACTTATGTAGATCAGAACTACAAAGATATTTTTGATATGCTCTTAGATCAGGTGGACCCTCTATGGTCAGCAGTTCCCATGAACTCTTTTTCTGGTCTTGTAAACGGTAAAGACAACTTTAACCTGTCTGCGGTTCACTATGCGGCTCGAATCAGAGACCCTTATTTTTATAATGCACTTAGAAAATATGTTCAGCCTAATTCAGACGAAGATGGAATCTTGGCAAAGGATAGACAAAGACATGCGCAATAG
- a CDS encoding pyridoxine 5'-phosphate synthase: MTKLSVNINKIATLRNARGGDVPNVVDAAKSIQKFGAHGITVHPRPDERHITRKDVFDLRPVVHTEFNIEGYPSKDFLELILKVEPQQVTLVPDPPEVLTSNAGWIVNSNKALLEQTADQLRNFRASVFVEPETCSLEDLKFLKSVGIARVEMYTEDFAKAFETADHKTINAALERYKRLYNDALDAGLDLNAGHDLSQRNLACFCENFPHVSEVSIGHALISEALYDGLETTIKNYLYILRA, from the coding sequence ATGACAAAGCTCAGTGTAAACATCAATAAAATCGCAACACTTCGAAACGCACGCGGTGGGGACGTCCCTAATGTGGTAGATGCCGCCAAAAGCATTCAAAAATTTGGCGCCCATGGGATCACTGTTCATCCTCGCCCTGACGAACGCCATATCACCCGTAAGGATGTTTTTGATTTACGCCCTGTTGTGCACACAGAATTTAATATTGAAGGCTACCCCTCCAAAGACTTTCTAGAACTGATTCTCAAGGTAGAGCCCCAGCAGGTGACCTTGGTCCCTGACCCTCCAGAAGTTTTAACGTCAAATGCAGGTTGGATTGTAAACTCAAACAAAGCCCTATTAGAACAGACCGCCGATCAACTTAGAAACTTCCGCGCCTCTGTATTTGTCGAGCCCGAAACCTGTTCTTTAGAAGACCTCAAATTCCTTAAGAGTGTGGGAATCGCTCGCGTAGAAATGTACACCGAAGACTTTGCCAAAGCCTTTGAAACGGCTGACCATAAAACCATAAATGCAGCTCTAGAGCGCTATAAAAGACTTTACAACGATGCTTTAGACGCTGGCTTAGACCTCAATGCAGGGCATGACTTAAGCCAAAGAAACCTAGCCTGTTTTTGCGAGAACTTCCCCCACGTCAGCGAGGTGTCCATAGGGCACGCGCTGATCAGCGAGGCTCTTTATGATGGACTTGAGACCACCATCAAAAACTACCTCTACATTTTAAGAGCGTAA
- a CDS encoding response regulator transcription factor, producing MNSRLLFVEDEENLAKLVSLQLRVYGFDVDLAFDGEEARHKISSERYRLILLDRMFPEGSGLSLLKEIKDNTDTPIIFVTALSAPEHIIEGLEAGADDYVTKPFDERVLVSRIRAVLRRYDQKHIHLAGAAGMGTVEPSASSSGGATATWVSVGPISVNSQAFEARLYEQKLPLTRSEFLLLEALIMQKGCVLTRQQLIKTVQGDGVNVTGRTVDTHIFGLRKKLEDAADLIETIRGVGYRMHFDEV from the coding sequence GTGAATTCTCGATTGCTTTTTGTAGAAGATGAAGAAAATTTAGCGAAATTAGTTTCCTTACAACTTAGGGTTTATGGTTTTGATGTCGACTTGGCTTTTGATGGCGAAGAGGCCAGACACAAAATCTCTTCGGAACGCTATCGATTGATTTTGCTAGACAGAATGTTCCCAGAGGGGTCAGGCCTTTCACTTCTTAAAGAGATCAAAGACAATACGGACACGCCCATTATTTTTGTAACGGCATTAAGTGCACCAGAGCACATCATTGAAGGTTTAGAAGCAGGTGCTGATGATTACGTGACAAAGCCTTTTGATGAACGTGTACTGGTTTCAAGAATTAGAGCCGTGCTCAGACGTTATGATCAGAAGCACATCCACCTAGCAGGGGCTGCGGGTATGGGAACGGTTGAGCCCTCTGCGAGCAGCAGTGGTGGTGCTACTGCGACATGGGTGAGTGTGGGACCTATTTCTGTAAACTCTCAAGCTTTTGAAGCGAGATTGTACGAACAGAAACTTCCTTTAACACGTTCGGAATTTTTACTTTTAGAAGCCTTGATCATGCAAAAGGGATGTGTTTTGACGCGTCAACAGCTGATCAAAACTGTACAGGGTGACGGAGTGAATGTCACTGGTCGTACGGTGGACACCCATATTTTTGGTTTAAGAAAAAAACTAGAAGACGCTGCGGATTTAATAGAGACTATTCGTGGTGTAGGGTATAGAATGCACTTTGATGAAGTTTAA
- the rpmG gene encoding 50S ribosomal protein L33, whose product MRIITLECTEARKEGKSPSRYTTKKNTQTHPERLEKKKYNPALKRHTIHKEIK is encoded by the coding sequence ATCCGTATTATCACATTAGAGTGCACAGAAGCCCGAAAAGAAGGCAAATCCCCTTCTCGCTATACCACTAAAAAGAACACTCAGACTCACCCTGAAAGACTGGAAAAAAAGAAATACAATCCAGCTCTTAAAAGACACACTATCCATAAAGAAATTAAGTAA
- a CDS encoding phospholipase A has product MRLFQPLSISLLLYICVMGFSITTSTAQASDASPVVTSKEAPLATQALDADSGTRLSSSASNPNDGNSEADVEPTPVNKLPFHSEVKSQEGLSQELETPISKEPKADTQTLPGSIDPLAATLSEQEEMQMLEEPFRMQEYRPNYIISGKPDTKVQFSFLFRMLKSYSLYLGFTQTMFWELGKQDSNPFSDINFNPELFYKFKFKEAWLKQVDLGYAHMSNGLPGVESRAMDEVFVLLSSGGKTKIGIANVELRLRYILPGSISDNKDLRDYYGPAVLRFNLTRLGRRLFYSEQLYIDYYNGGKWSEDFSKNSVRVSFRFKLFESASAPKFFIQYFNGYGENLRNYNLKDESFRVGLSIGGGYPL; this is encoded by the coding sequence ATGAGGCTATTTCAACCATTAAGTATCTCGTTGCTTCTATATATATGTGTGATGGGATTCAGCATTACAACTTCGACGGCACAAGCTTCTGATGCCAGCCCCGTTGTAACTTCTAAAGAGGCCCCCTTAGCGACGCAAGCCTTAGATGCAGACTCTGGGACGCGCTTAAGTTCTTCTGCTTCAAACCCCAATGATGGAAATTCAGAAGCAGATGTAGAGCCAACGCCTGTGAACAAGTTGCCGTTTCATTCAGAAGTAAAATCTCAAGAAGGACTTTCGCAGGAGTTAGAGACTCCAATTTCAAAAGAGCCAAAGGCCGACACACAAACGTTGCCAGGGTCCATTGATCCTCTTGCGGCTACCTTATCTGAACAAGAAGAGATGCAGATGCTTGAAGAGCCTTTTCGTATGCAAGAGTATCGGCCGAATTATATCATCAGTGGAAAGCCTGATACTAAGGTGCAGTTTAGTTTTTTGTTTCGGATGCTAAAGAGCTACAGTCTGTATCTGGGATTCACACAAACGATGTTTTGGGAACTGGGAAAGCAAGACTCTAACCCTTTTTCTGATATCAATTTTAATCCAGAACTGTTTTATAAATTTAAGTTTAAAGAAGCATGGTTAAAACAGGTCGACTTGGGTTATGCTCACATGTCCAATGGGCTTCCAGGTGTAGAATCTAGAGCCATGGATGAAGTGTTTGTGTTGCTCAGTAGTGGTGGAAAAACTAAAATTGGTATTGCCAATGTAGAGCTAAGATTAAGATACATTCTGCCTGGCTCGATCTCTGATAATAAAGATCTTAGGGATTATTATGGACCAGCTGTTTTGAGGTTTAATTTGACCCGTTTAGGTCGAAGGCTTTTTTATTCTGAACAACTTTATATCGACTACTATAATGGGGGCAAATGGTCTGAGGACTTTTCCAAAAACTCAGTACGTGTCAGTTTTCGTTTCAAACTTTTTGAATCCGCAAGTGCGCCTAAGTTTTTCATTCAATACTTTAATGGTTATGGCGAAAACTTAAGAAACTATAACTTAAAAGATGAATCTTTTAGAGTAGGATTATCAATTGGTGGGGGATACCCCCTATAG
- a CDS encoding ATP-binding protein, whose product MKFKFPQRLFLRALIVQIIVFTVGYIAFRLFLPEGALTQSSKIYSYVFFAFISVINLIIILAYVLRPLMQIVHHLTQMVEDQVFNELYLSQLSAYDKTPGEWQELEKVIKRLVKIIRKNFKALSREKIELQAVMNSVEEPIFAIDQNERVVFYNPAFGMVFGLESGSLEELYAHQVVADANLLQVLRNSLKKGIAEEQFVNILVGGQVHVYIVSVAPLKRETDMSTYGVVAVLRDRTHQMEINKKRLDFVANASHELRTPIAMISSSVSLIERSVSDPQIFSEVLSTLKENTSRLVGLTDSLLDLSTLENSEQIDIELINCKEFTHTAFRLNQFANQNIEVLADEDLYVYADRKRLLQVITNLVTNALRYSPSGGKISVIWEKDSKGIILRVRDQGPGIPQDLQRRIFERFYRVDQSRSRKVGGFGIGLAIVNHIMKLHKGEVFVSPEYKAGAEFTCVFPLEIQEQVLSSGLEQ is encoded by the coding sequence ATGAAGTTTAAGTTTCCGCAACGACTTTTTTTACGCGCTCTTATTGTGCAGATCATTGTGTTTACCGTAGGGTACATCGCCTTTAGATTATTTTTACCTGAAGGAGCCCTAACTCAAAGTAGTAAGATCTATAGCTATGTGTTTTTCGCCTTTATTTCTGTCATCAATCTGATCATCATTTTGGCCTATGTCTTGCGTCCCTTAATGCAGATCGTTCATCATCTTACACAAATGGTAGAGGATCAGGTCTTTAACGAGTTGTACCTGTCGCAACTGTCTGCCTACGATAAAACCCCTGGTGAGTGGCAAGAACTAGAAAAAGTGATCAAACGTTTGGTTAAGATCATTCGTAAAAACTTTAAAGCTTTATCTCGAGAAAAAATTGAATTGCAAGCTGTGATGAATTCTGTTGAGGAACCGATCTTTGCTATCGACCAAAATGAACGCGTGGTTTTTTATAACCCTGCCTTCGGAATGGTCTTTGGTTTAGAGTCAGGTTCTTTAGAAGAACTTTATGCCCATCAAGTAGTGGCTGATGCTAATCTTTTACAGGTTTTAAGAAACAGTCTTAAAAAGGGAATTGCTGAAGAGCAATTTGTAAACATTTTGGTGGGCGGACAGGTGCATGTGTACATCGTGTCTGTGGCTCCGTTAAAACGTGAGACCGACATGTCCACCTATGGTGTAGTGGCAGTACTGCGAGACCGTACCCATCAGATGGAGATCAATAAAAAACGCCTAGACTTTGTGGCCAATGCCTCGCATGAATTAAGAACTCCTATTGCTATGATTTCAAGTTCGGTGAGTCTGATAGAAAGAAGCGTGTCTGATCCTCAGATATTTTCGGAAGTTCTATCAACCCTTAAAGAAAACACCTCTAGGTTGGTGGGTTTAACAGACAGTCTTCTAGATCTCTCCACCTTAGAAAACTCTGAGCAGATTGATATTGAACTGATCAACTGCAAAGAGTTCACTCATACGGCATTTCGACTCAACCAGTTTGCAAACCAAAATATTGAGGTTCTGGCTGATGAAGACCTTTATGTGTACGCAGACCGTAAGCGACTTTTGCAGGTGATCACAAACTTAGTGACTAATGCCTTAAGATATTCTCCGAGTGGTGGAAAGATCTCTGTCATTTGGGAGAAAGACTCTAAAGGGATTATTCTCAGAGTAAGAGATCAGGGTCCTGGGATACCTCAAGACTTACAACGACGTATTTTTGAGCGATTTTATCGCGTGGATCAATCTCGAAGTCGTAAAGTTGGCGGGTTTGGTATTGGTCTTGCCATCGTCAACCACATTATGAAACTGCACAAAGGGGAAGTGTTTGTGAGCCCTGAATATAAAGCAGGTGCAGAGTTCACATGTGTTTTTCCTCTAGAAATTCAAGAGCAAGTTTTAAGTAGTGGCTTGGAGCAATAG
- a CDS encoding biopolymer transporter ExbD, translating to MKFPEEQLTSPSINLIPILDCIFVLIFVFMFMLLNVAKREGLNLSLPISQAAKPLYEPELITIELTNDNKIHLHNRQLSLKELDRELEFVSLEAHPPALVIKGDRDTPLSQTIKVLDLVKKYGFSNVTIETSRQ from the coding sequence ATGAAGTTTCCAGAAGAACAGCTCACTTCCCCCTCCATCAACCTTATCCCTATTTTAGATTGTATTTTTGTGCTGATCTTTGTGTTTATGTTTATGCTTTTAAACGTAGCCAAAAGAGAGGGGCTCAACTTAAGTCTTCCCATATCTCAAGCCGCAAAACCTTTATATGAACCTGAGCTGATCACCATTGAACTGACTAACGACAACAAGATCCATCTGCACAACCGCCAACTCAGTCTAAAAGAATTGGATCGCGAACTGGAGTTTGTCTCTCTAGAAGCCCATCCACCCGCTTTAGTGATCAAAGGCGATAGAGACACCCCTTTAAGTCAAACCATCAAAGTGTTAGACCTTGTTAAAAAATACGGCTTTAGCAACGTCACTATTGAAACTTCAAGGCAGTAG
- a CDS encoding MotA/TolQ/ExbB proton channel family protein encodes MKEVLGFFIAGGILMWPLTLVFVIGVFVIIERSAYWKKLKSTYSTQDVELVYTYLTHKQHDLAKEVYSSSDDPSLKCLRHCLASKGRIHTQILQSLGQQLLDQSKKNFRLLETLITVSPLLGILGTVVGIILSIGSLSSQPDAAVPDSQLMMAGLSQALITTAVGLVLSITFLLFYNHYISAYEKLKSKLERDLSALESLIS; translated from the coding sequence ATGAAAGAGGTTTTAGGATTTTTTATCGCTGGTGGTATTCTCATGTGGCCACTGACCTTGGTGTTTGTCATCGGGGTTTTTGTCATCATAGAGCGATCTGCCTACTGGAAAAAGCTTAAAAGCACCTACTCCACCCAAGATGTAGAGCTGGTTTACACCTACCTGACCCACAAGCAGCACGATTTAGCCAAAGAGGTGTACTCTAGCTCGGATGACCCGTCCCTGAAGTGTTTAAGACATTGCCTTGCTAGTAAAGGGCGAATTCACACCCAGATTTTACAATCTCTAGGACAACAGCTTTTGGATCAGTCCAAAAAGAACTTTCGACTGCTTGAAACCCTCATCACTGTCAGCCCTCTTTTAGGAATCTTAGGAACGGTGGTAGGCATCATCCTTTCTATTGGAAGCCTTAGCAGTCAACCTGATGCCGCCGTCCCTGATAGCCAGCTGATGATGGCAGGACTGTCGCAAGCTCTGATCACCACAGCTGTGGGGCTTGTACTCTCCATCACCTTTTTATTATTTTACAATCATTATATCAGTGCTTATGAAAAGCTGAAATCCAAACTGGAACGAGACCTCTCAGCACTTGAGAGTTTGATCTCTTAA